The sequence TATGATGGGAGAAGAGGGGGTAAAATACTCTTTCTATAAACATCATAAGGGAATCTCAATAGTTGAGGGAGTGATGGGACTATACGATGGAATAAACCATAGCTTAGATAATAATAGTTCAGCACATTTAGCTAGAGTATTGGATTTACCTGTTATTTTAATAGTAAGTGGTGGAGGAAAAAGTACAAGTATAGCTGCTGAGGTACTCGGGTATAAGATGTTGGATAGTAGAGTCAAAATAGCTGGTGTAATAATCAATAGAACTACTGAGGCTATGTACAAACATTACAAAGAGGCAATAGAAAAATATACAGGGGTAGAGTGTATAGGATATCTTCCAAAAGATGAGAGTTTGAGTGTGTCAAGTAGACATCTTGGACTTCTACAAGCTGCTGAGGTAGATGACTTAAGAGAAAAATCAAAGCATTTAAAGGGGATTTTGCAAAAGACAATTGATGTAGAAAGACTTTTAGAAATAGCGGAGTTAGGAGAAAGAGAATATAGAAAAAATCCTTTTGAAGAATTAAAAGATAAGTATAAGGGATTAAAGGTAGGGGTAGCTAAAGATAAAGCCTTTAGTTTTTACTATAATGACAATCTTGAACTGATGGAGGATTTAGGAATGGAATTGATTCCCTTTTCTCCTATAAATGATAAAAAGATACCAGAGGTAGATTTATTATACTTTGGTGGTGGTTATCCAGAAAACTATGCCAAAGAGTTATCTAGTAATATTGAGATGATAGAGAGTATAAGAGAGTATCATCAAAAGGGTGGAAAAATTTATGGAGAGTGTGGAGGATTTATGTATCTTACCTCTAGAATAAAACTGCTAGATGGGAAATATTTCCCTATGTGTGATATTATAAAATGTAGTGTAGAGATGAGAGATAGATTAGATATTTCTAGATTTGGTTATATATCTCTTTATGACAAGGAAAAAACTTTAGGAAGAGGACACGAATTTCACTACTCTAAAATATCTGATATAAAAGATGATAGTAGAGAGTATAGAGCTATAAAACCTAATGGTAAAGAGTGGGCTTGTGTCTTTAAAGAAAAAAATTGTAGAGCTGGCTATCCACATATACATTTTTTTAAGAGTTTAGATTATTTGGAGGAAATAATAAAAGAGAATAGATAATATGGAGATTAAAATATTAAATTATAATTTTTCAGTTTGTAAGGTAGAGGATTGTTCACAAGTTAAATTAGATAAGAAGTTCTGTTTTATTTGAAAAACAGATGAAGTTTTAGAAAAGAAGGGTTATATAATAAAAAGATGATTATAAAAAGATTAGATATCGAAGATGTAGAATTTTTTTTAGATTTAAGATTAAAACTTTTTTATGAATTACAAGAAATAGATAAAAATGATAATATTGAAAATTTAAAAAACTCCACTAAGGAGCATTACCTAAAAAATATTGATAAGAGTTTAATAACTTATGGGATATTTAAAGAAAATAAAATAGTAAGTATAGGTTCCTTATGCTTATTTGAAAGGATACCTTATATGGAAAATATTTCTGGAAGAGAGGGATATATATTGAATATTTATACTTTACCAGAATATAGAAAGAAAGGCTATGGAAAGCAGATAACAGAAAAGTTAATAGAGCATTCTAAGGAAATAGGAATTAAAAAATTATGGTTAAATGCAAGTGAGGAAGGAAAGAAAATTTATCTTAAACTAGGATTTAAAGAGAAAAATAATGAAATGGAAATATTTATATAAAGGAGTAAAAAGATGAGTACATATATAAAAGTTCCTCAAGATATTGAAAAAAGAAGTTTTGAGATAATAGGGGAGGAATTAGGAGAAAAGAGAGAGAAATTTGATGAAAAAACTCTCCCAATAGCAAAAAGAGTAATACATACAACAGCAGATTTTGAATATGCTGATTTGATAGAGTTTCAAAATGGGGCTGTGGACAGTGCTATGGAAGCTTTGCAAAATGGTTGTAAGATTTACTGTGATACCAATATGATAGTAAATGGACTTAGTAAATTAGTTTTAGGAAAATTTAACTCTTCAGCTTATTGTTTAGTGTCTGATGAAGAGGTTATAAAAGAGGCTAAAGAGAGAGGAGTTACTCGTTCAATAGTAGGAATGGAAAAAGCTGGAAAAGATAGAGATACAAAAATATTTTTAATAGGGAATGCTCCAACAGCTCTATATCAACTAAAAGAGATGATAGAGAGAGGAGAGATTGAAAAACCTGCTTTAGTGGTTGGAGTTCCAGTTGGATTTGTAGGGGCAGCTGAATCAAAAGAGGCATTTAAAGAATTAGGACTTCCATATATCACTATAAATGGAAGAAAAGGGGGAAGTACAGTAGCTGTATCTATTCTTCACGGAATACTTTATCAGATGTATAAAAGAGAGGGGTTTTAAATGTCTGATAAATTAAAGTGTGGTTATACCACTGGAACTTGTTCTGCTGTAGGTATAAAAGCAGGATTAGAGGCTCTAATAAATAATAATTACTTAGAACAACTAGAATTTACAACACTTAATGGAGAAAAGATAGTTGTACCCATATATAAGATAAAGACAAGAAAAAACTCTGTAAGTGTGGCTGTGACTAAATATGCTGGAGATGACCCAGATGTAACTAATGGAATAAATATATGTACTAAGATAAAATTAGTAGATAAATTACCCCATATAGAAAATGGAATCTATTTTAAAAATTTTGTCTTAGTTGGTGGAAGAGGAGTAGGAAAAGTTACCAAGCTTGGATTACAAGTAGAGATAGGTAAACCAGCTATCAATCCCGGTCCTCAAAAGATGATAGAAGAGGTAGCTGATAAGTTTTTAGAGGAAAATGTGAAAAAAGCTATAATTACTATATATGTTCCAGAAGGATTGGAAAAGTCTAAAAAAACTTTTAATCCAAAACTTGGGATAGTAGGTGGAATATCAATTCTTGGTTCTACTGGAATAGTAAAACCTATGAGTGAGGAAGCACTAAAGGACTCTATGTTTGTGGAACTCAAAGTATTGAGAATGGCAAAGGATAGAGATTGGTGTATATTTACCTTTGGAAATTATAGCAAAAACTATTGTGAAAAGTTGGGGCTTGATTTAGAGCAAACAATAGTCATAAGTAACTATGTGGGATTTATGATAGACTCTGCTGTAAAACTTGGATTTAGAAAAATTCTACTTCTTGGACATATAGGAAAGGCTATAAAAATAGCTGGAGGAATATTTAATACCCACAGTAGAGTGGCTGATGCTCGTGTGGAGATAATGGGAGCTAATGCTTTTTTATGTGGAGAGAGTCCAGAAAATATTCATAAGATAATGGAGTCTAATACTGTGGAAGAGGCTTGTGATTATATAGAGAAAAAAGAGTTCTTCCCATTTGTAGCTAATAAGGTAAAAAAAAGAGTAGAGGAGTATTCAAGAGGGGAGTTAGAATGTGAAGTTTTACTTTTCTCTTTTAAAGGGGATACTCTTGGATATAGTGAGAGATTTTATCAGATGGCAGGTGAGTTAGCTGAAAAAAATTAATGTAGTTGGACTTGGACCAGGGAATATAGATTATATAACTAAGATTGGAATAGAGAGTATAAAAAAATGCGAGATAGCTATAGGAGGAGTAAGACAATTAGAAGAGATTTCCTCTCTACTCCTACCTACTTGTGAAAAATATACTCTAGGTAAACTTTCTGATTTAATAGAGTTTATTAATAAAAATAGAGATAGAAAAATTTGTATAATTGTATCTGGAGATACAGGATTTTATAGTTTGCTTAGCTTTTTGAGAAAAAATTATTCCAGAGAGGAATTGAATGTAATACCTGGAATATCTTCTTATCAATATCTTTTCTCTCGTATAGGAGAGGTGTGGCAAGATTATAAACTTCTTAGTGTGCACGGAAGAGAGGCTGAGTATGTAGAGATTTTTTCAAAGGAGAGGGGAATAGTACTCCTTACTGACAATATAAATACTCCATATGTAATAGCTAAGAATATCTACGAAGCTGGGTATAGAGATGTGGAGATTGTGGTAGGAGAGAGACTCTCTTATCCAGATGAAAAAATTACCTTTATAAATATAGAGGACTATGAAAAACTTAATAGAGAGTTTTTTATAAATTTAATGATAGTAAGGAAAAAATCTTGATGATAGAAAACTCAAAGAGTTGCGGAAATTACGGAGAAAAGTTAGATTAAGTCAGCGAAATCAAATGCTAAAAAACACAACTGTTTGAGCAAAGCGAGTATTCCAATAGTAGAGGAGTTTTAACGACTACTACTATTGAGACACAGAAATTTATTTTCTGTGTCTCAAAATTCTTAGAGAGCTAAAGCTCTTAGAATTTTGGAAGCCATAGTTAATCAACTTCTTGTAGTATGGAGCAATTTTTAGTTTTTTAGAAAAGTAGAGAAGGAAGGAGAGAGAAAAACTTGCATATATATGATAAAGAGTTTATCCAAGGAGAGTTACCTATGACAAAGCAAGAGGTAAGGGCTGTAACTGTTGCTAAGCTTCAACTAAAAACTAACTCTATATTGATAGATGTAGGAGCAGGAACAGGGACAATAGGAATAGAATGTGCCACTTATCTTAGTGATGGAAAGGTAATAGGGATAGAGAAAGAGGAAAAAGGATTAGAAACTATAAAAGAGAATGTAAGAAAATTCAATTTAACTAACTATGAATTGATACACGGAAGGGCTCCAGAGTCTATCCCTAATGTAGAGTATGATAGAATGTTTGTTGGTGGCTCAACAGGAAGTATGAGAAGTATATTAGAACACTTTATAAATTATTCCACAAATGATGCAAGACTTGTTATAAATACAATTACATTGGAGAGTTTAAATGATACTATGGCTCTACTTAAAGAGTATGGATTTAAAGATATAGAAGTAGTAAATATGATGGTATCAAGAGGAAAAAAGGTAGGACCTTATACAATGATGTATGGGGAAAATCCTATTTACATAATAACAATTAATAAGTAAAGAGTTTGGTAGAGTTAAAGAAAACTCAAAGAATTATGGAAATTACGAAGAGAAGTTAGATTAAGTCAGCGAAACGAAATGCTAAAAAACGCAATAAGTCGAAGACTTAACTCTTCCAATAGTAGAGGAGTTTTAACGACTACTACTATTGAAACACAGAAAATAAATTTCTGTGTTTCAAAATTCTTAGAGAGCTAAAGCTCTTAGAATTTTGGAAGCCATAGTTAATCAACTTCTTGGAGTATGAAATAATTCTTAGTTTTCTTTATTTAAATGAAGGAGGACTTTAAAGAATGACAAATAAATTTTATGGTATAGGGGTAGGAGTAGGAGACCCAGAGCAAATTACAATAAAGGCAGTAAATACTTTAAAAAAATTAGATGTAGTAATAGTACCAGAGGCAAAAAAGGCAGAGGGAAGTACTGCTTATGAGATAGCTAAGGAGTATTTAAAAGATGATATAGAGATAGTATTTATGGAATTTCCTATGTTAAAAAATCCATTGGATAGAGTAGAGGGAAGAAAAGCAAATACAAGAGTGGTAGAAAAATTACTTGATGAAGGAAAGAATGTAGGATTTCTTACAATAGGAGATACTATGACTTATAGTACATATGTATATCTTTTAGAAAATATGCAAGATAGATATAAATCGATGGTAGAAACTATCCCAGGAATTTCATCTTTTGCTGATATGTCATCAAGATTTAATTTTCCAATAGTAATGGGAGATGAGTCATTAAAAATAATATCTATAAATGATGATACTGATATAGAGAAAGAGTTAGCAGGTAGTGAGAATATAGTATTTATGAAAGTTATGAGAAATTTTGATAAATTAAAAGAGGCTCTTATAAAAACTAACAATATGAATAATATAATAATGGTATCTAATAGTGGAAAAGATACAGAAAAAGTTTTCTATGATATATCTAATCTTACAAAAGAGGATATCCCATATTTCACTACTATGATTTTTAAAAAGGGAGGGTTTGAGGAATGGAAAAAGTTTTCTTTATAGGAGCAGGACCAGGGGACCCAGAGTTAATAACAGTTAAAGGACAAAGAATTGTAAAAGAGGCAGATATAATTATATATGCAGGTTCATTAGTACCAAAGGAAGTTATAGATTGTCATAAGGAGGGAGCAGAGATTTATAACTCAGCTTCAATGACACTAGAAGAGGTAATGGAAGTAACTATCAATGGAATAAAAGCGGGGAAAAAAGTTGCTAGAGTACATACAGGAGACCCAGCAATATTTGGAGCACATAGAGAGCAGATGGATATTTTAGATGAGTATGGAATAGAGTATGAAGTTATTCCAGGGGTAAGCTCTTTCCTAGCTTCAGCAGCTGCTGTAAAAAAAGAGTTTACGCTTCCATCAGTTTCTCAAACTGTAATATGTACAAGATTAGAGGGAAGAACTCCTGTACCAGAAAAGGAATCATTAGAGAGCCTAGCTACTCATAGAGCTTCTATGGCAATATTTTTATCTGTTCATATGATAGGAGATGTAGTAAAAAGACTAGCTACTTCCTATCCTATGACCACTCCGATAGCTGTGGTGCAAAGAGCAAGCTGGCCAGATGAAAAAATAGTAGTAGGAACTCTAGAAACAATAGAGGTACAAGTGAAAGAGGCAGGAATATCTAAAACAGCTCAAATATTAGTTGGAGATTTTTTAGGAAATGAGTATGAAAAATCTAAGTTATATGATAAAACATTTACTCATGAATTTAGAAAGGGAGTAGAGTAGCCTTATTAAATAGAAAAATAATAGAAAACTTTAAAATTTATTTAAAAATTTTTGGAGGGAATATGTTATTTTTAGAGGTTGATTATGATATAAAGGATAAAGTAAAAAGATTAGGTGCAAGGTGGAATCCAGAAATAAAAAAATGGTATGTAGAAAAGAAAGAAGACTATAAAAGATTTGCACAATATATATTGAAAAATTTTGAAGATGCAATAGTAGTAAAAGATTATATTTATTTAGTTATTTCAAAACAGCAATGTTGGAAATGTAAAAAAGAAACCGAAGTTATTGCTTTATGTATTCCTCAAAGGATAGAATTTAGAAATCTTCCATTATATAGATGGGAAGATGGAGAATTTGATATAGAAAGTGAAGAGTATAATTATAAAAAATTTGAGTTTTCAGAGGATAAATTTGATATAGAGGATACTTTTAGTTATGAAATAATA is a genomic window of Fusobacterium mortiferum ATCC 9817 containing:
- the cobM gene encoding precorrin-4 C(11)-methyltransferase, which produces MEKVFFIGAGPGDPELITVKGQRIVKEADIIIYAGSLVPKEVIDCHKEGAEIYNSASMTLEEVMEVTINGIKAGKKVARVHTGDPAIFGAHREQMDILDEYGIEYEVIPGVSSFLASAAAVKKEFTLPSVSQTVICTRLEGRTPVPEKESLESLATHRASMAIFLSVHMIGDVVKRLATSYPMTTPIAVVQRASWPDEKIVVGTLETIEVQVKEAGISKTAQILVGDFLGNEYEKSKLYDKTFTHEFRKGVE
- the cobI gene encoding precorrin-2 C(20)-methyltransferase; translated protein: MTNKFYGIGVGVGDPEQITIKAVNTLKKLDVVIVPEAKKAEGSTAYEIAKEYLKDDIEIVFMEFPMLKNPLDRVEGRKANTRVVEKLLDEGKNVGFLTIGDTMTYSTYVYLLENMQDRYKSMVETIPGISSFADMSSRFNFPIVMGDESLKIISINDDTDIEKELAGSENIVFMKVMRNFDKLKEALIKTNNMNNIIMVSNSGKDTEKVFYDISNLTKEDIPYFTTMIFKKGGFEEWKKFSL
- the cbiE gene encoding precorrin-6y C5,15-methyltransferase (decarboxylating) subunit CbiE, whose amino-acid sequence is MKKINVVGLGPGNIDYITKIGIESIKKCEIAIGGVRQLEEISSLLLPTCEKYTLGKLSDLIEFINKNRDRKICIIVSGDTGFYSLLSFLRKNYSREELNVIPGISSYQYLFSRIGEVWQDYKLLSVHGREAEYVEIFSKERGIVLLTDNINTPYVIAKNIYEAGYRDVEIVVGERLSYPDEKITFINIEDYEKLNREFFINLMIVRKKS
- the cbiD gene encoding cobalt-precorrin-5B (C(1))-methyltransferase CbiD — translated: MSDKLKCGYTTGTCSAVGIKAGLEALINNNYLEQLEFTTLNGEKIVVPIYKIKTRKNSVSVAVTKYAGDDPDVTNGINICTKIKLVDKLPHIENGIYFKNFVLVGGRGVGKVTKLGLQVEIGKPAINPGPQKMIEEVADKFLEENVKKAIITIYVPEGLEKSKKTFNPKLGIVGGISILGSTGIVKPMSEEALKDSMFVELKVLRMAKDRDWCIFTFGNYSKNYCEKLGLDLEQTIVISNYVGFMIDSAVKLGFRKILLLGHIGKAIKIAGGIFNTHSRVADARVEIMGANAFLCGESPENIHKIMESNTVEEACDYIEKKEFFPFVANKVKKRVEEYSRGELECEVLLFSFKGDTLGYSERFYQMAGELAEKN
- a CDS encoding GNAT family N-acetyltransferase, whose protein sequence is MIIKRLDIEDVEFFLDLRLKLFYELQEIDKNDNIENLKNSTKEHYLKNIDKSLITYGIFKENKIVSIGSLCLFERIPYMENISGREGYILNIYTLPEYRKKGYGKQITEKLIEHSKEIGIKKLWLNASEEGKKIYLKLGFKEKNNEMEIFI
- the cbiT gene encoding precorrin-6Y C5,15-methyltransferase (decarboxylating) subunit CbiT; translated protein: MHIYDKEFIQGELPMTKQEVRAVTVAKLQLKTNSILIDVGAGTGTIGIECATYLSDGKVIGIEKEEKGLETIKENVRKFNLTNYELIHGRAPESIPNVEYDRMFVGGSTGSMRSILEHFINYSTNDARLVINTITLESLNDTMALLKEYGFKDIEVVNMMVSRGKKVGPYTMMYGENPIYIITINK
- a CDS encoding DUF5710 domain-containing protein; protein product: MLFLEVDYDIKDKVKRLGARWNPEIKKWYVEKKEDYKRFAQYILKNFEDAIVVKDYIYLVISKQQCWKCKKETEVIALCIPQRIEFRNLPLYRWEDGEFDIESEEYNYKKFEFSEDKFDIEDTFSYEIISLGNISEKILDLIKERYNYKLKYSHTTKRKEYANCCQHCDSLQGNYFLFDEVDSPFNIMNREMAKKLTFIKFNLKNDFILYGYSPTITLISNYSDEERNNDIKNFSTFIDSKIEIDDII
- a CDS encoding precorrin-8X methylmutase → MSTYIKVPQDIEKRSFEIIGEELGEKREKFDEKTLPIAKRVIHTTADFEYADLIEFQNGAVDSAMEALQNGCKIYCDTNMIVNGLSKLVLGKFNSSAYCLVSDEEVIKEAKERGVTRSIVGMEKAGKDRDTKIFLIGNAPTALYQLKEMIERGEIEKPALVVGVPVGFVGAAESKEAFKELGLPYITINGRKGGSTVAVSILHGILYQMYKREGF
- a CDS encoding cobyrinate a,c-diamide synthase: MKGFMIAGVSSGIGKTTVSMGLMSLFENVSPFKVGPDYIDTTFHQFVTGNKSYNLDLFMMGEEGVKYSFYKHHKGISIVEGVMGLYDGINHSLDNNSSAHLARVLDLPVILIVSGGGKSTSIAAEVLGYKMLDSRVKIAGVIINRTTEAMYKHYKEAIEKYTGVECIGYLPKDESLSVSSRHLGLLQAAEVDDLREKSKHLKGILQKTIDVERLLEIAELGEREYRKNPFEELKDKYKGLKVGVAKDKAFSFYYNDNLELMEDLGMELIPFSPINDKKIPEVDLLYFGGGYPENYAKELSSNIEMIESIREYHQKGGKIYGECGGFMYLTSRIKLLDGKYFPMCDIIKCSVEMRDRLDISRFGYISLYDKEKTLGRGHEFHYSKISDIKDDSREYRAIKPNGKEWACVFKEKNCRAGYPHIHFFKSLDYLEEIIKENR